From a region of the Impatiens glandulifera chromosome 4, dImpGla2.1, whole genome shotgun sequence genome:
- the LOC124936877 gene encoding UPF0098 protein CPn_0877/CP_0992/CPj0877/CpB0906 has protein sequence MANAGEEFRLVSPGIEHDGRLPRKYTDEGQGAKKNISPPLEWYNVPEGAKSLALVVEDIDAPDPEGPIVPWTIWVVSNIPPSLKGLPEGFSGKETAEGNIKEGHNDEKVPGWRAPKMPSHGHRFEFKLYALDDEPHLGNKVTKEKLLDSIQGHVIGEAVFMVHF, from the exons ATGGCTAACGCAGGTGAAGAATTCAGGCTGGTCTCGCCGGGCATAGAGCACGACGGCCGGCTACCACGAAAATATACCGACGAAGGTCAAGGAGCCAAAAAGAACATATCCCCGCCACTTGAATG GTACAATGTGCCGGAAGGGGCAAAGAGTCTTGCTTTGGTGGTTGAAGATATTGATGCCCCTGATCCGGAAGGTCCGATTGTGCCATGGACTATATGGGTGGTGAGTAACATTCCGCCGTCGTTAAAGGGGCTGCCGGAGGGATTTTCCGGTAAGGAGACGGCGGAAGGTAATATTAAGGAAGGGCATAACGATGAGAAGGTCCCCGGTTGGCGAGCGCCTAAGATGCCGTCGCACGGGCATCGGTTTGAGTTCAAATTGTATGCTTTGGATGATGAGCCACATCTAGGAAACAAG GTGACGAAGGAGAAACTGTTGGATAGCATACAAGGTCACGTGATTGGAGAAGCAGTGTTTATGGTTCATTTCTGA
- the LOC124936523 gene encoding probable L-type lectin-domain containing receptor kinase VI.1, with protein MSAFSFIFQLLLLQITLLKSNSLQFSFTGFSQPNNLILDLSAKPTSDGALQLTDNKPASIGHVFYPQPFKLFTNTTNSINITSFTTYFVFQIVTSPEKTPGHGLAFVLSPSNKIMGAEDGHFLGILNNTSNGLSSNRILAVDFDTISGFNKTVNFDTNHVGININSMESEERESVGYHPSMNDNRLEFFKLVDGNPIQAWIEYNGDTKRLNVTVAPMNQTKPIAPLISHPTDLSLYLTEEMYIGFSSATGKKEISIHYILGWNFSSNGSGNLDLDLQKLPVQPKLKKSNSYSPVVEALIAVLSIIALLFIGSLVLIVVYRRKMRFERLEDWEMDSPHRFNYNDLYYATKGFKESQLLGFGGSGSVYKGILPTTRSEVAVKKISDRSNQGMREFSAEIECLGRLRHRNLVNLQGWCKKKNDLLLIYDYIPNGSLHSLLFKPKNGFFLTWEQRMNIVNGTAAGLLYLHEEWEQVVIHRDVKLSNILVDADMNARLGDFGLARLYDHSEDSHNTNIVGTIGYIAPELAQLGISSTCSDVFAFGIVLLEIATGKGPNVHVEDGRGNIPLVDWVEEGLENGGLFEIVDSRLGSDFVENEIELVLRIGLLCSCPKAEGRPSMRQVKRYLDGDDPIPDRGRSRIVEEIKVVEGGSQRLNDVSIEVTADSNSYSTVEMKVVTSSSFAGR; from the coding sequence ATGTCTGCTTTTTCATTCATCTTTCAACTCCTCCTTCTCCAAATCACACTACTCAAATCCAATTCACTTCAATTCTCCTTCACCGGATTCAGCCAACCAAACAACCTTATTCTTGATTTGTCAGCCAAACCCACTTCAGATGGAGCTTTACAGCTAACAGACAACAAACCAGCAAGTATTGGCCATGTTTTTTATCCACAACCCTTCAAGCTTTTCACAAACACCACCAATTCCATCAACATCACTTCCTTCACCACTTATTTTGTCTTCCAAATTGTAACTTCACCGGAGAAGACACCAGGACATGGTCTGGCCTTCGTCCTATCTCCTTCAAACAAAATCATGGGTGCTGAAGATGGCCACTTTCTGGGAATCTTAAATAATACCTCTAATGGGTTGTCTTCAAATAGAATTCTAGCAGTTGACTTTGATACAATATCCGGGTTCAATAAGACTGTAAACTTCGATACCAATCATGTAGGAATCAACATCAACAGCATGGAATCTGAAGAAAGAGAGAGCGTGGGTTATCATCCTAGTATGAATGATAATCGGTTGGAGTTTTTTAAATTGGTGGATGGAAATCCAATTCAGGCATGGATTGAATACAATGGAGATACAAAACGCTTGAATGTTACTGTTGCACCCATGAATCAAACCAAACCAATTGCCCCCTTGATTTCTCATCCGACTGATCTTTCTCTTTATCTTACAGAGGAAATGTATATTGGATTCTCATCTGCAACAGGCAAAAAGGAAATAAGTATTCATTACATTTTGGGATGGAATTTCAGCAGTAATGGATCAGGTAATCTTGACCTCGATCTTCAAAAGCTACCAGTTCAACCGAAATTGAAGAAAAGTAATTCCTACAGTCCTGTGGTTGAAGCCCTGATTGCGGTTTTATCAATTATTGCGCTTCTCTTCATTGGGTCTTTGGTTTTGATTGTGGTTTACAGAAGGAAGATGAGGTTTGAAAGATTGGAAGATTGGGAAATGGACAGCCCACATAGGTTTAACTACAATGATCTTTATTATGCGACAAAAGGGTTTAAGGAATCCCAATTGCTCGGATTTGGAGGATCTGGGTCTGTCTATAAGGGTATCCTCCCCACAACCAGGTCTGAAGTTGCGGTCAAGAAGATATCAGACCGTTCGAACCAGGGGATGAGGGAATTCTCAGCTGAAATCGAGTGTTTGGGGAGATTAAGGCATCGAAATCTAGTGAATCTTCAAGGATGGTGCAAGAAGAAAAACGATCTTCTTCTAATCTATGATTACATACCCAACGGGAGTCTTCATTCTCTGCTTTTCAAACCGAAGAACGGGTTCTTCTTGACGTGGGAACAGAGAATGAACATTGTAAACGGCACAGCAGCCGGTCTTTTGTATCTCCACGAGGAATGGGAACAGGTGGTGATTCATCGCGACGTGAAATTGAGCAATATACTAGTGGACGCGGATATGAATGCGCGATTGGGAGATTTCGGATTGGCGAGGTTATACGATCACAGCGAGGATTCTCACAACACGAATATTGTTGGTACTATAGGTTACATCGCGCCGGAATTAGCTCAATTGGGAATATCTTCAACGTGTTCGGACGTATTCGCGTTTGGGATTGTACTATTGGAAATCGCTACCGGGAAGGGACCCAATGTTCATGTTGAAGATGGTCGTGGGAATATACCGCTTGTTGATTGGGTTGAGGAGGGATTAGAGAATgggggattatttgaaattgttgatTCTCGATTGGGTTCTGATTTTGTAGAGAATGAAATTGAATTGGTGTTGAGAATTGGATTGCTCTGTTCTTGTCCTAAGGCAGAAGGAAGGCCTAGtatgagacaagtgaagcgatATCTTGACGGGGATGATCCAATTCCAGACCGCGGCCGAAGCCGAATTGTCGAGGAGATTAAGGTTGTTGAGGGTGGTTCGCAGCGGTTGAACGATGTGTCGATTGAAGTCACGGCGGATTCAAATTCGTATTCGACGGTTGAGATGAAGGTTGTTACTTCGAGTTCGTTCGcgggaagataa
- the LOC124936181 gene encoding abscisic acid receptor PYL4-like — translation MPPDHPLQSTTESSIHVPESISRYHIHNKLIESNQISSTVIQEIAAPISTVWSIVRRFDNPQSYKHFIKTCQVINGDGRVGTVREISVISGLPAANSKERLEILDDESHVISFSVVGGDHRLSNYRSVTSLHPNSDGTVVVESYVVDTPAGNTKEDTCAFVDMIVRCNLQSLAQIAQNLAGRELVSSSCR, via the coding sequence ATGCCTCCAGATCATCCACTGCAATCCACAACTGAATCAAGCATTCATGTTCCCGAATCTATTTCTCGCTACCACATACACAACAAACTGATTGAATCAAACCAGATCTCCTCCACCGTAATCCAAGAAATCGCAGCTCCAATTTCCACCGTCTGGTCAATCGTTCGCCGATTCGACAATCCACAATCCTACaaacatttcattaaaaccTGTCAAGTTATAAACGGCGATGGCCGCGTCGGAACCGTACGCGAGATTAGCGTGATCTCTGGACTTCCTGCCGCGAACAGCAAAGAAAGACTCGAGATCCTTGACGATGAGAGTCACGTAATCAGCTTCAGCGTCGTTGGCGGCGATCATCGTCTTTCGAACTATCGATCCGTTACATCTCTGCATCCAAACTCGGACGGTACTGTTGTGGTGGAATCGTATGTGGTGGATACGCCGGCCGGTAATACGAAAGAAGATACGTGTGCGTTTGTTGACATGATTGTGAGATGTAATCTTCAATCGTTGGCTCAGATTGCACAAAACTTGGCCGGACGGGAACtcgtttcttcttcttgccGATAA
- the LOC124935010 gene encoding protein trichome birefringence-like 34 yields the protein MGMVIMSTASTNNNMGWATIRCSFQSLAALLVALLIVGAVYMAGEGEQLAEDELKRSEINEGYDNISSNTSCNLFDGKWVFDNVSYPLYNERECTFMSDQLACQKFGRKDSGYQHWRWQPHSCDLPRFNGTNLLERLRNKRLVFVGDSLNRGQWVSMVCLAETVVRDPALKSIHHNGSLITFTAHEYNATIEFYWAPLLVESNSDDPVMHRLPDRIVRVKAIEDHARHWTHADILIFNTYLWWRRSTMNVLWGSFDDGNGIYKDIEMLRAYELALETWAEWLEIHVDHNRTRSFFVSMSPTHEWGEEWGRADEENCYGETEPITKEGYTGSGTDPKMMKVVEDAINNLEKRGIKVQMINITQLSEYRKDGHPSIYRKQWDPPTEEQLAKPTSYSDCIHWCLPGIPDVWNQLLYAHLF from the exons ATGGGAATGGTTATCATGAGTACTGCCAgtactaataataatatgggATGGGCAACAATCAGGTGCAGTTTTCAGTCATTAGCGGCACTGTTGGTGGCTCTGTTGATAGTGGGAGCGGTTTACATGGCCGGGGAAGGGGAACAGTTGGCTGAAGATGAGCTGAAGAGAAGCGAGATTAATGAAGGCTATGACAACATATCATCTAATACAAGCTGTAATTTGTTCGATGGAAAATGGGTATTTGATAACGTGAGCTATCCTCTCTATAATGAACGCGAGTGTACGTTCATGTCGGACCAGCTTGCTTGTCAGAAGTTTGGGAGGAAAGACTCGGGTTATCAGCATTGGCGATGGCAGCCTCACAGTTGTGATCTCCCAAG ATTTAATGGCACAAATCTATTGGAGAGATTGAGGAACAAGAGACTAGTGTTTGTGGGTGACTCTTTAAACCGGGGTCAATGGGTGTCGATGGTGTGCCTGGCCGAGACAGTGGTTCGTGATCCTGCACTGAAATCTATTCACCATAATGGCTCCTTAATTACATTCACGGCTCAT GAATACAATGCAACAATTGAGTTCTATTGGGCTCCCCTATTGGTCGAATCCAACTCCGATGATCCTGTCATGCATCGTTTGCCTGACAGGATTGTTAGAGTTAAAGCTATTGAGGATCATGCCAGGCATTGGACTCATGCAGATATATTGATCTTTAATACTTATCTTTGGTGGAGAAGGTCAACCATGAATGTTTT ATGGGGTTCATTTGATGATGGAAATGGAATTTACAAAGACATAGAGATGCTACGAGCATACGAGTTGGCTCTGGAAACATGGGCAGAATGGTTAGAAATTCATGTCGATCATAACAGGACGCGGTCATTCTTTGTCAGCATGTCACCAACTCACGAGTG GGGAGAAGAATGGGGAAGAGCGGATGAAGAAAATTGTTATGGAGAAACAGAGCCTATAACAAAAGAAGGTTATACTGGAAGTGGAACAGACCCGAAGATGATGAAAGTTGTTGAGGATGCAATCAATAATTTGGAAAAAAGAGGCATAAAAGTTCAAATGATTAACATTACACAGCTATCAGAATACAGAAAAGACGGGCATCCATCTATTTATAGAAAGCAATGGGATCCTCCTACAGAGGAGCAACTAGCCAAGCCTACTTCCTATTCAGACTGTATTCATTGGTGCCTACCAGGCATACCTGATGTCTGGAATCAACTTCTCTATGCTCAtcttttttaa
- the LOC124935011 gene encoding protein BREAST CANCER SUSCEPTIBILITY 2 homolog B-like yields MSTWQIVSDVENGFSWEISQQLPDESLRSSVSHSNSISRLPSMSDLLLQECRNVPIPTNDEVNSPPMFRSGSGKAVTVKQSSISKALSILGDDGGELSDAGNLFGGSSNICSNSMFMTGSGKKVNISSTGLARAKTLLGLGDNNDTETSPMLKQSVNQSSFLEMKTNVMNIGSDPVTPFSSKNILPETFSRNEMIPDLLCGDKKTPPIKFHTAGGRSLSVSSGALQRAMNLLGGPDMDFTNETEDNSPSISKQGEISDVSASKLRNPRSIVSCKEISRKSMPKIFVSPLRSAPDGKHTSIELNNVISGVNLSKAFKAADCDDTCQPSDITPSRRKPPRSRYDISGDSLTSGVRLNANAKESPGRVLTDISNTIRISDADKQLTGGKRSLGGRNSVSPFKRPRTAKFIAPLNIISSDSIDAEESSNRRKLTTCYPFQSSRAYIKEYLVVPPFHTDVKNLPEQIKKMDSYSAESYTFDDIVGVKSMGVEAFHVLLMESGASAHHASKEWVANHYKWIVWKLACYERCYASKFSGNLLTVSNVLAEIKYRYDREANHGHRSAIKKILEGDQPPSSMLVLCIASISDSSGELKRETQPVASNGTESGKTWTLELTDGWYSLNAVLDASLRHNLAAGKLFVGQKLRVWGAGLCNWVGPVTPFEASNSVSLQLHINGTYRAHWSDRLGICKGVGVPLAFNCIKAFGGSVPCTVIGVQRIYPVLYRERLTGGGFIVRSERMEESIVELYNQRRSAVAEGIMSEFQSTRDNTNNDNTSEGAKILKMLENAAEPEVLMAEMSLEQLTSFATYKAKLEATRESDMKKSLEKSLGDAGLDSRNVFPFMRVRVVGLTVKNRKMKRCSGRGIITIWNPSEKLKLQLVEGKAYSVAGLVPLSLDVENLYLQAKESSTKWLPLSEMAVKNFKSFFSPRQNMPISKLDEIPLSSEFDIAAVVVYVGEVFADANQKKQWVFVTDGSIFKSQCEGSSTSLLAISFSSPNLNCDSYAPVSHKLVGSVLGFCNIIKRVMDQKNHLYVAETTENSIYFLSCDHLSCSHLKEAATSVERWAKSSPSTADELREKITSIIHR; encoded by the exons ATGTCGACGTGGCAGATAGTTTCCGACGTCGAGAATGGTTTCAGTTGGGAGATCTCCCAGCAGTTACCTGATGAATCTTTACGCTCTTCGGTCTCACATTCTAACTCCATATCTCGCCTCCCATCCATGTCCGATCTCTTGCTTCAAG AATGTAGAAATGTTCCCATACCTACCAACGATGAAGTCAATAGTCCACCAATGTTTAGAAGCGGTTCAGGCAAGGCTGTTACAGTCAAACAATCCTCCATATCTAAAGCTTTATCCATCCTTGGAGATGACGGTGGTGAATTGTCTGATGCAg GGAATTTGTTTGGTGGAAGCAGTAACATTTGTTCCAATTCAATGTTCATGACAGGCTCAGGAAAGAAGGTTAACATATCCTCCACGGGCCTTGCACGAGCTAAGACATTGTTAGGCTTGGGTGATAATAATGATACCGAGACTTCCCCAATGTTGAAACAATCAGTCAATCAATCATCTTTCTTGGAGATGAAAACAAATGTCATGAACATAGGTTCTGACCCTGTCACCCCATTCAGTTCTAAGAACATTTTACCTGAAACATTCTCAAGAAATGAGATGATTCCCGATCTTTTATGTGGTGATAAAAAAACACCCCCAATCAAGTTTCACACTGCAGGTGGAAGATCATTGTCAGTGTCAAGTGGCGCATTACAACGTGCAATGAATCTTCTAGGGGGTCCAGATATGGATTTCACAAATGAAACAGAAGATAATTCCCCATCTATCTCCAAACAAGGTGAAATCAGTGATGTCTCAGCTAGTAAATTGAGAAATCCTAGATCTATTGTTTCCTGTAAAGAAATATCAAGGAAAAGCATGCCAAAGATCTTTGTCTCCCCTCTTCGATCAGCCCCTGATGGTAAACATACATCAATagaattaaataatgtaatatcAGGAGTTAACTTAAGCAAAGCCTTCAAGGCAGCAGATTGTGATGACACTTGCCAACCTTCTGATATAACACCTTCAAGAAGAAAGCCTCCTCGAAGCCGTTATGACATATCAGGGGATTCTTTGACTAGTGGAGTGCGTTTAAATGCTAATGCAAAAGAATCACCTGGTAGAGTACTGACTGATATCTCCAATACCATCAGAATTTCTGACGCAGACAAACAATTAACAGGAGGAAAACGGAGTCTTGGAGGAAGAAATTCCGTTTCCCCATTTAAAAGACCTCGCACTGCCAAATTCATAGCCCCTCTGAATATCATTTCATCTGATTCTATTG ATGCTGAGGAATCTAGTAACAGAAGAAAGCTTACCACTTGCTACCCATTTCAATCCTCAAGGGCATACATCAAAGAATACCTTGTAGTGCCTCCTTTCCACACGGATGTG AAGAACTTGCCTGAACAAATAAAGAAGATGGATTCATATAGTGCAGAAAGTTACACTTTTGATGATATCGTTGGTGTGAAGAGTATGGGGGTAGAAGCTTTCCATGTCTTGCTGATGGAGTCGGGAGCTTCTGCACACCATGCTTCTAAAGA GTGGGTTGCAAATCACTACAAGTGGATTGTTTGGAAACTTGCATGCTATGAAAGATGCTATGCATCCAAATTTTCTGGGAATCTTTTGACAGTTTCTAATGTGCTTGCAGAAATAAAGTACAG ATATGACAGAGAAGCGAACCATGGCCATAGATCTGCAATAAAGAAGATTCTTGAAGGAGATCAACCACCTTCTTCAATGTTGGTGCTCTGTATAGCTTCTATCAGTGATTCTAGTGGTGAATTAAAAAGAGAAACTCAGCCAGTGGCATCAAATGGAACTGAAAGTGGAAAAACCTGGACACTGGAGCTAACAGATGGATG GTATTCACTGAATGCTGTATTAGATGCATCGCTAAGACATAACTTAGCAGCTGGGAAATTGTTTGTGGGACAGAAACTTAGG GTATGGGGAGCTGGATTATGCAATTGGGTTGGACCTGTTACCCCCTTTGAG GCATCAAATTCTGTGAGTCTCCAGTTGCACATCAATGGAACTTATAGAGCACATTGGTCCGACCGTTTAGGAATAT GCAAGGGTGTTGGTGTTCCATTGGCATTTAACTGCATCAAAGCGTTTGGAGGTTCAGTTCCTTGCACAGTAATCGGAGTGCAAAGAATCTACCCTGTACTCTATAGGGAGAG GTTAACTGGTGGAGGATTTATAGTAAGGTCAGAAAGGATGGAGGAAAGCATTGTAGAGCTTTATAACCAGAG GCGCTCAGCTGTAGCAGAAGGCATCATGTCAGAATTTCAGAGTACTCGTGATAATACCAACAATGATAACACCAGCGAAGGAGCCAAGATCCTAAAAATGCTAGAAAATGCAGCTGAACCTGAAGTGTTGATGGCAGAGATGAGTTTGGAGCAGCTCACGTCTTTTGCCACTTACAAAGCAAAATTGGAG gcAACAAGGGAATCTGACATGAAGAAATCACTTGAAAAATCACTTGGAGATGCTGGTTTAGACTCCAGAAATGTCTTTCCATTTATGCGGGTGAGAGTTGTTGGCTTGACTGTTAAAAATCGTAAAATGAAGCGCTGTTCAGGAAGGGGCATAATAACCATCTGGAACCCATCTGAGAAGCTG AAATTACAGTTAGTTGAAGGGAAAGCATATTCTGTTGCTGGGCTCGTACCTTTAAGTTTGGATGTAGAGAACCTCTACTTGCAAGCAAAAGAATCTTCAACCAAATGGCTCCCCTTATCTGAGATGGCAGTTAAAAATTTCAA GTCGTTCTTCAGTCCTCGTCAGAACATGCCAATATCTAAATTAGACGAGATTCCTTTATCCAG TGAATTTGACATAGCTGCAGTTGTTGTATATGTGGGGGAGGTGTTTGCCGATGCTAACCAGAAGAAGCAATGGGTGTTTGTAACCGATGGTTCCATATTCAAGTCTCAGTGTGAAGGATCATCTACTTCTCTGCTTGCGATTAGCTTCAGCTCACCAAACTTAAATTGTGATTCATATGCACCAGTTAGCCATAAACTTGTTGGCTCAGTG CTTGGCTTTTGCAATATCATAAAGAGAGTGATGGATCAGAAAAATCATCTATATGTTGCTGAAACAACGGAAAACTCAATTTATTTTCTAAGTTGTGATCACTTGTCTTGCTCTCACTTGAAAGAAGCTGCTACTTCTGTTGAAAGATGGGCCAAGAGCTCTCCCTCG ACAGCTGATGAGCTTCGAGAAAAGATTACTTCTATCATTCATAGATAG